The Brevibacterium atlanticum genome segment GCGCCGAGGCTGGCCGCTGGTTTGTGTGCAGGTGCAGGTCAGATGAATATTTCGTGCCGACTCCCAGTCAGAGGAGTCGTCCGACAGCATGTGCCGTCCGGTAGCCTCCTGTTATGGCCCATACCATCCGCACTCCCGTCCCCGACGATGCCGCGGCCATGGCACGAGTCCACGTCGACACGTGGCAGGAGACCTACCGCGGACTCATGCCCGACGCACTCCTCGACGACCCCGATTTCGTCGATCACCGTCGGCAGCTGTGGACGAATGTCCTCACGGAGGCCGACCCGCACCGCTATGCCTGTGCCGTCGCCGAATCCGACGGCCGTATCGTCGGCATCGCCATGGCCGGTCCCCCGGAGGCCGACAGCGGCGTCGAGGACCGCCACCTCTACATCCTCTACGCCTACCGGTCGATGCACGGCACCGGTGCCGGCCAGGATCTCCTCGACGCCGTCGTCGATCCCTACCTGACGACGGCGCTGTGGGTGGCCGACCCGAATCCCCGTGCCCAGGCGTTCTACGTCAAGAACGGCTTCGTCGCCGACGGCACCGTCAAGACCGATGACTACGACGGGGTCCGCGAGCTGAGAATGGTGCGACCGCCGACTGCGTAGGCGCGGCCGTCACACCCAGACGACCCGAACCTGCGGAGTGAGCCTCCCACCCGCGCCGAGGTGGCCGAGCGTGAGTGCCCCCTCGAGCGGTCCGCCGACGGGCTCGACGATGGTGACGTGCGGGTGCAGGCGGGCGGTTTCAGTACGGAACCCTTCCACGAGGTGGCTCCCGACAGCCGTCACTCCCCCGGTGAGTGCGATGCGCACCGTCGCATCGGCGTCGGCTGTCCGGGCTGCGGCGACTGCACTGCGGGCAGCTTCCTGTCCGGCCTGTCTGAGCAGTCCGGCCGAGGCAGTGTCACCGGTGCGGGCAGAGTCGGCGATGTCGGCGGCGAATTCGGCGAGCAGTCCGGCCCGATCACCCCGGGTGTAGAACTGTCCGGGCCAGGAGGCGGGAGGCCCGAAACGGCGGGTGGCCGCCTCGAGCAGTGCACGCCCGTGCTCATCGAGTCCGTCATGGGTGCGCAGGGCGAGTTCGAGCCCGTGACGTCCCAGCCATGCTCCTCCCCCGCGGTCGCCGAAGAGATGCCCCCACCCGTCGGCACGTGACCAGTCGGGCGACCACATTCCCGTCTCGTCCGGACCTGCGTGGGCGACGGCGATGGCTCCGGTGCCGAGCACGGTGATCGCTCCGCCGGTCCCGCCGAGGGCTCCGAGGTGCGCGGTCACGGCATCGATCGCGGCGACCGCCGGCACCCCGAAGTCGCTGGAGATGTCTGCGAGCGCATCCGAGGGATCCTCGGCCAGCGACGCGATGCCGGTCGCTCCGATGCCGATGCCGGTGACCTCGGAGAAACGATCGGCCCACGTCTCCGCGGCCGATCGCACGAGTACCCGCAGAACGTGGAGGACATTGCTGCCGCTCGGCCCGATCGCGATGCGGGGTCCGGTGAGCCGGTCGATGATGCGCGGGCTGGGACCGGGGCCGGCCGCGGCGGCACCAGCGTCGCTGCGAGAGTCATGGCCGACACGGGCGGACGGGTCGGAGGTCATTTCGCCGAGGGCGGCCCGACTGCCGGTGCCGCCGATGTCGATGCCGAGGACGAGACTCATGCGCCCACGGGGCCCGGGCCGGTGAGTTCGGCGATCGCGGCCCGAACCGAGCCGTCATGGGACTCCAGGCTCGACGCGCCCGGGCGGGGGCCACCTCGGCGAAGGAGACGACGAGCGCTGTCTTGAGATCACCGTCGCAGCGCTCGAGCAGTTCCCTGGCGTCTACGTCGTCGAGGTCCGCGGCCTCCCTGAGGATGCGCACGGTGCGCTCGCGCAGCTTCTCGTTCGTGGCGACGACGGAGACCATGAGGTTGTCCCAGGTCCGGCCCAAGGCGACCATGAGTGCGGTCGAGAACCCGTTGAGGGCGAGCTTCTGCGCGGTGCCCGCCTTGAGCCTGGTCGAGCCGGTGATGACCTCGGGGCCGGTGTCGAGCAGGATGTGATCATCGGCGTGCACGGCGACGGGGGCGTGCGGGTTGTTCGAGATGAGCACGGCATGAGCACCGGCCGTCCGCGCCGTCTCGAGCGCCCCGCCGACAAACGGGGTCGAGCCGCTGGCGGCGATGCCGATGGCCACATCGTCGGGTCCGAGCTCGGCCCCGGCTGCGCGTCCGTCGGCTTCGGAGTCCTCGGCGTTCTCGACGGCGTTGACGAGCGCGGCCTGTCCGCCGGCGATGTGCCCGACGACCCGGCCGGGTTCGAGGTTGAACGTCGGCAGCAGCTCGCTGGCGTCGAGGACACCGAGGCGACCCGAGGTGCCCGCACCGAAGTAGTGGACGCGGCCGCCTCGGCGCATACGCTCTGCCGCAATGTCGACGAGGCGGGCGAGCTGCGGCAGGGCCGCGGCGACCGCGTCGATGACCGTATGGTCCTCGGTGTTGAGGACCCGGAGGACGCCGAGGGTGTCGAGCTCGTCGAGACCGGCGCTGCGCGGATTGCGCTGCTCGGTCGGCGACAGCGGACGTGAGGCCTGCGACGCTGGGCCCGCCGGGTCGGATCCGGTCATGCGCGGCCGCTTCCTTCCACCTCGGCGACGGGGGCATCGGTCGATGCGGGCGCGGGATGGCGCAGGGCGAGCAGCCCGCCGACGATGAAGGTGACGATGACGCCGAGCAGCGGGTACCACTGCCAGGCCACCCACACCTCGCCGGTCACGTACTTCTCCATGACGAAGAAGAACGCGTTGACGGCCACGGCCAGTGCGAAGCCGATGTTCGCATCCATGGCGTTCGCGCGCTTGTTGACGATGCCGAAGACGAAGGCGCCGAGCAGCCCGCCGTACGTGATGCCGGCGATGCCGAGGGCGAGGATGACGATGCTGCCCTCGTCGGATTGGAAGACGGTCGCCGGGAGGATGAAGGCGATGCCCCAGCCGATCGTCGCCCAGCGGCCGACTCTGAACCCCTGTTCGTCGGTCATCGGGGTGCGCTTGAGCTTGTTGTACACGTCGTTGACCGTCGAGGACGACAGCGCCGACAGCGACGAGGACAGGGTCGACATCGCGGCGGCGAGGATGCCGGCCAGCAGCAGTCCCGAGATGCCGGTGGGCAGACCTTCGATGATGAACTTCGGGAAGATCTCGTCATCGCGGGTCAGCCCCAGGTCCGCCGGCAGGGCGTGATCGTAGTAGGCCCAGAGGGCGAGGCCCACGGCGAGGAAGATCGCGAACTGGACGACCACGACGATGCCGGACCAGATGAGCGCCTTCTGCGCCTCGAGCTTCGACCGGCACGACAGCAGCCGCTGGACGATGAGCTGGTCGGAGCCGTGCGAGGCCATCGCGAAGACCGCGCCGCCGAGGACGGAGGGGATGAACGAAGCGTCTGCGGAGATCGGGTTGCCCTCGAAGACGAAGATGTTCGTCTTCCCGGCCTCGACCGCCTCGGCGAGCCAGCCGCCGCCGATCGAGGCGGAGATGATGATGATCGCGAGGATGCCGCCGAGGACGTAGAGGAGCATCTGGGCGACATCGACCCAGACCACGGCCTTGATGCCGCCGATGAACGTGTAGGCGATCGTGACCAGGGAGAGGACGACGATGATGACGAAGTAGTTCGTGTGGATGCCGAGTCCGTCGAGGATGACCTTGACCGGGATGGCGCAGGCGAGGACGCGGATGCCGTCGGCGAGCAGACGGGTGAAGAGGAACGTCACCCCGGCCGTGGTCTGCGTCGATGAGCCGAAGCGTTTGCCCAGGTAGGCGTACGCGGTGACCATCTCGCCATCGTAGTAGCGCGGGAGCATGAAGTAGGCGACGATGACGCGGCCGAGGATGTAGCCCAGTCCCAGCTGCAGGTAGTTGAGGTCGCCGAGGTAGCTCATCACGGGGATGCCGATGACGGTCAGTGCGCTCGTCTCGGTGGCGACGACTGACAGGCACACCGCCCACCACGGCAGGTCGCGACCGCCGAGGAAGTAGCCTTTGAGGTTCTTCTGCTTTCCGCTCAGCGCCAGTCCCAGCCACGCCGTTGCGACGAGATAGGCGATGATCACCAGGAGGTCGATGATCTGCATGTGTCTCTCCTTGTCAGAGGCTTGATAGAAGGGTCGAGTGTGGGGATCGGTCTGGGTCCGGCTTGGGGTCGGTCTAGTCGGCCAGCCGCAGCCGGGTGGGTCGTCGATGGAGGGGTTCGGGCAGGTGCAGCGGAGTCGCACCGGGGGTGAAGCGTCCGGCGATGCGCGGGCCGGCCGCCCCGGTCAGGCTCGGTTCGGTGCCGTCGAGCCCGTGCCAGCTCAGCCAACCGATGAGCGCCATGAGCAGTGCCTCCTTGCTTCCTTCGGGCAGGCCGAGAGCAGCATCGGTGCTCGTCAGCTCGACGTTCTCGCCCAGCTCTTCGCCGAGGCGGCGCATGAGTTCGGGATTGCGGGTGCCACCTCCGGAGGCGATGACGGTGGTGACGTCGTAACGACAGGCCGCCTCGGCGATGGTCCGCGCGGTCAGCGCCGTGACCGTAGCGATCTGATCATGCTCGCCGAGGTGGGGGTGGGCGTCGAGGAATTCGTCGAGGTACGCCGCGTGGAAGAGCTCCTTGCCCGTCGACTTCGGCGGTTCCTGCCGGTAGTAGGGCTCGGTGAGGAGCGCGGCGAGCAGGTCATGATCGACTCGCCCCTCGGCGGCGAGCGCACCGTCGCGGTCGCAGGTGCCTGCCCCTCCGGTGATGCGGCGAGCGAGGATGTCGATCAGGGCGTTGGCCGGCCCCGTGTCGAAGGCGATGGGATCCTGGCCCGGAGTGATGACGGTGATGTTCGCGATCCCGCCGAGGTTGAGCACCGCGGTCGGGGTCTCGACGTCGCCGAGGAGGAGGCTGTCGAGGAGGCCGACGAGCGGGGCGCCCTGACCGCCGGCGGCGACGTCGCGGGAGCGGACGTCGGAGAGGACTGGTGTACCGAGCGCCTCGGCGATGAAGGCAGGCTGGCCGAGCTGCAGGGTCGCGGTGACCTGCCCGTCGGTGATGTCGTGACGGACGGTCTGCCCGTGGGAGACGACGAGGTCGGGGGTGACGGCGGTGTCCCGGCAGAGCTCGGCGAGCGCCTCGGCGGAGAATCGACCGAGGCGCCCGTCAACGCTGCTGACCAGGGACAGGGGCATGTCGGCGGGTTCGAGGAGGCGGAGGATGTCGGCGTGGAGTCCCTCGTCGAAGGAGGTTTCGCGCTCGGCGAGGACGCGCACGGTCAGGGTCGTCGGGTCCGCGCCGACGAGGTCGGAGCCGACGGTGGGGTCGGGGAGGAACTCGGCGAGGACGAGGTCGAGCCCGTCCGCCGAGGTTCCGGTCATGAGTCCGGCGATGATCATGGCTGGTCTCCTCCGGTGGGGGCGGGGGTGGTGCAGTCGGGGCCGGGGGTGGTGCTGGCGGGGGCGGGGACGGAATCAGCGGGAATGACGCGGTCGGGGACGGTGAGTTCAGTGCGGATCTTGTAGCGGTCGCCGCGGTAGACGGAGCGCACGAACTCGAAGGGCACGTCGTCGGTGCCTCGGGAGGTGCGTTCGAACAGCAGGGCCGGAGAGTGTTCGGGGACGCCGAGGTGGTTGGCTTCGGCGGCGTCGAGGAGGGTCGGCTCGATCGTCTGGACGCTGTGGCTGAGACTGATGCCGAAGCCCTGCCGAAGCAGTTCGTAGAAGGACTGGTCCTCTAGGTCACCGGCGCTCAGCCCGGGGACGAGTGCGGAGGGGATGTGGAGTTCTTCGAGGGCGATCGGTTCGTCATCGGCCAGACGGAGACGCAGGATGGCGATGACGTCGTCGCTCTCGGCGAGGTGGAGCCGCCTGCCGATGTGCGCACCGGCGGCGACGGTGTCGAAGCTGAGGATGTGGGAGCCGGGGCGCATTCCGCGGGCGACCATGTCTTCGGTGAAAGAACTGGCGGCGAGCGGCTGGTCGAGCTTCGGGCCGAGGGCGAAGACTCCGGTGCCGTGCCGTCTGCGGACCATGCCTTTGGCGACGAGTTCGTCGATCGCTCGACGCAGGGTCATCCGCGAGATGCCGAGAGTCTCGGCGAGCTGCCGTTCGGGCGGGAACTGCTCGCCGGCGGCCATGCCTTCGAGGCGGTCGAGGAGCTGATCGCGGATGGAGTGGAATTTCGTCACGACACCATTGAGGCACACGACACACTCAATTTCAAGACCACTGGTCTATTTTGCATCTTGGCGTCGGACTCCCCCGCTGCTCGTCCCCTCCCGATCAGCGGCTCACACCTCTCGATCAGCGAACTACTCTCCTCGATCAAGGCGCAGCGCAGTCATCGAGCGGTCGACGACTCCACAGACGCGCTGCCGCTTGAACGAAGAACAGCACGCCGCCTGCCCCTCTCGATCAAGGCCGGGCGCAGTTGTGGAGTGGTCGACGAGTCCACATCTGCGCTGCCGCTTGATCGACGCAGAGCAGCCGTCCGAAACCGTCATCTGATCGACGAAAGCCAAGCTCGAACGTCACCCGCGCATGCCTCCTTTCGGGCACTGAGGTTCATTCCGGGTAGACGTAGGCTTCGAAACGTGCAGGCAAGCGCGAACGCTGCCAGTCCAGTTCGTGCGTGAGCGCCTCGCCGGACAGCGCCTTGCGGGTATAGCGGGCGATGTTGCGGGCATGTCCGCCCATGTGAGCGATCGCGATCGCCTGGCCGCAGGCTCGCGCCACCGCCGAGGCTGCCGGATCTTCGCAGTCACGCGCGGCATCATGACATGAGAAGGCCCGCTTCCGCATCGGCCCGACTGCCAGGTCACCTGACCGGAATTCGGAGATCGCGTTCAGTGCGCGTTCGAGTCGATCGTCCGTCGGGCGATGCCGGGCGAAGATCGGCAGAAGACGGCGGAGACACCGTTCTGCCCACTCAATGAGTTCTCGGCGGTCACCTTCGGACAGAGTCAGGTCCTCGACATCAGGGGCTGAAAGCGAGGACTTCGTCATACCTCCTCACGCTACGTCATCGACCCGAGGGTCGAACAAGGAATCGCCAAGACGCGAGCGTGACGATGAGAGCGACCATCGTCAGCATCGCTGAGACCCCGACAGGAGCGAGCACCCCCGAACTGGCTGTCAGTCCGAGTCCTCCGAGTATCGGCCCTGCAGCAGCTCCGAGGTTCAGCGCGGCAGTCGCGTAGGACCCACCCATCGTCGGCGCCGCCGAGGCTGCATGCAGCACCCGGGCGATGAGAGTGCTGCCCACCCCGAACGTGAGGACACCCTGCACGAGGATGAGCATAAAGAGCAGACCGTGCTCCGACGCGAACAGGATCAGCAGAATCCACCCAGCCAACAGAGACGGCATCCCGAGAGCGAGAACGAGTCCGGGCCGACGATCGGACAGTCGCCCGGCCATCGTCACGCCGAGGAAGGACCCGAGGCCGAACATGACCAATGCCGCTGAAACCCAGACCTCGGACAGCCCCGCCGACTCTGTGACGATCGGCGCCAGGTAGGTCAATACGGCAAAAGTGCCTCCGTTGATGAGGGCACCCACCATCATCGTCAGCGCCACCTGCGGTGCCGCCAACTGCTTGAGTTCAGTACCGAGACGGGGAGAGAGTTCGTCATCTTCGACTGTTCCGGTCATCACGTGACCCGGGTTGATGCCACTGACGATGCCGACTGCGGCGATCGCACTGAGGACGACGATCGCCCAGAAGGTCGCCCTCCAGCCCGCCGACGTTCCGAGCAGCGCTCCGAGTGGAACACCCGCGATGGTGGCGAGGGTTGTGCCGGAGAGCAGGATTGAGAGCGCACGGCCCTTGAGGTTCGATGGCACGAGTGCCGTCGCCGTGCTCAGCGCGACGGCGAGGAACCCTGCGTTCGCGAAGGCGCTGAGGACGCGGATGACGAGCAGGAGCGTAAAACTTTGGGTGAGGGCTCCGACGGCGTGGCTTCCAGCGAAAATGAGAACGCTGGTCGTCAGGGTGATTCGTGGCGGCCAACGACGGGCGAAAGCGGCCATGAGCGGGGCGCCGATGACCATCCCGATTGCAAAAGTCGAGGTCAGTAGGCCGGCGGTACTGAGTGGGACATCAAGCTCTGTGGCGATTGCGGGAAGCAGGCCCGCGAGCATGAATTCTGAGGTGCCCATGACAAAGATCGCCAAGGCAAGCATGTAGAGGGCAGAAGGCATCGAATACTCCGAGGTGAGAGAACAGAAGTGGGCTCTTCTGGCCACCACGGCCAACGCTCGTACAGGTGTGGATCGCACCAACACCGTTGGTGAGTTGTGCGTCTATCGATGAACGGGGCTGGCGGCGTGGCCGGCAGCCCCTGACCTGTCTGACTCGGGACTCGACATGGTGACGAGTCTACAGAGTCCGGTGCCCGACACCGACCTCGCGACCTCCGAACAACTCCCCGCTCGGCACCTCTCGCTCAAGGCGCAGCGCATCCATGGAGGCGTCGACGACTCCACAGACGCGCTGCCGCTTGATCGACGGACAGCAAGCCGTGCGGCACGCCTCGATCAAGGCGCAGCGCACGTACAGAAAGGTCGACGACTCCGAATCCGCGCTACGGCTTGATCGACGGAACTCAGATGAAGAAGAGTGAGAGCAGGAACGCGAAGATGAGGCCGAAGACGCTGACGAGGGTCTGGACCATCATGTGCGTCTTCGTCGCTTGGCCCAGCGTCATGCCGAAGCTCTCCTTGACGAACCAGAATCCTGCATGGTTGACCCAGTTGAGTCCGATCGAGCCCGAGCCGATCGCGATGACGACGAGAGAGACGTACGCGGCCGAGTGATCGCCGATGAGCGGGGCGACGATGCCGGTCGCCGAGGTGATGCCCACCGTCGCCGAACCGGTCGCAAACGACAGCAGGATGCCGATGAACCATCCGAGCAGCACAAGGTTCATCTCCAGATGCGAGGTCGCGCCGACGACCGCATCGCCGATGCCCGAGTCCCCCAGCACCTCGTTGAAGGCTCCGCCGCCGCCGATGATGAGGATGACTCCGGCGATGGACTTGAGGCTCTCACCGAAGGAGCTGCGGATCCGCTCCCCGCCCATGCCCGAGGTCCAGCCGAGTGCGATGGCGGCGAAGACGACTCCGGCGAGCATCGCGATGACCGGGTTGCCGAGCACCTCGGCGACGGGTTCGAACGACGAATCCGGGGCCACGAGCTGCACGACAGTATGCACGAGCATGAGCACGACGGGCACGAGGACGGTGAGGAAGGCGAGCCAGATGGGGATCGTGCGCAGGGGACGATCGGCCACCCCTGTCTTGTGGCTGGCAGTGCGCTGTCCGGTGTACTGGTCGATGAGGTCATCGCTCGGTTCGAGCTTCACCCGCGGGGCGATCCAACGCGCGTAGACGGGGCCGGCGAGGATGACCGTGGGGATCGCGCAGACGAGCCCGAGCCCGATGGTCAGCCCGACGTTCGCGCCCAGCCCGGAGACCGCGATGAGCGGGCCGGGATGCGGTGGGACCATGCCGTGGAGGCAGGCGAGCGCGGCGATCGCGGGCACGAGGATGCGCAGGTACCACAGCTTCTTCTGCCCGGTCTTCTCCTCCAGCTGCGAGGCGACCGCGTAGATGACGGGGATGAGGACGACGAGGCCGACCTCGAAGAACATCGGGATGCCGATGATGAAGGCCACGCCGGTCATGATCCACGGCGCAGCTCTCGGTGTGGAGTGGTCGATGACGAGGTTCGCGATCCGCTGGATGGCTCCACTGTCGGCGAGCAGACGACCGAGCATCGCGCCGAGAGCGACGACGACACCGGTCTCGCCGAGGGTGTCACCTGCTCCCGCGATGAGGGTCTCGGGGATCTTGCCGATCTCCTCACCGGCCGCCAGCGCGGTCAGCCCGGCGGTGATGAGCAGCGCCAGGAAGGGATGCAGCTTCGTCTTCCAGTTGATGAGGAGGATGAGCAGCGCGATCGACGCGAAGAGGAGCGTCACGAGGTATGCGGTTGAGCCAAACACTGGGGCAACGTTACGCCCCCTGCCGCACGGGTCGGACAGAGGGGTTCCCTACAGAGTGGTTCACGGCAGAGACCCGGAGGGGTTCACTCCGGACACTTGAGTCCCTAGCATGGGTCCATGACTGCATATACCGGACAGAAGCTGCTCGACGCACTCGATTCCCACGGGCTCGGCGACTGGCAGGGGTTGCCGGACTGCATCAAGGCCCGGTTCCTCACCGGGGACTTCGCGACCGGCCTCGATCTCGTGGCTGAGATCGGATCCCGCGCCGAGGCGGCCGGCCACCATCCCGATGTCACGCTCACTTTTCCTCACCTCGATATCCGCCTGACCAGCCACGACACCGGAGCCGTGACCGAACGCGATCTCGACCTCGCGGGACAGATCAGCGAGGCGGCCGCCTCGGCGGGGGTGAAGGCGGACCCCGATGCACCGGTCGTCCTCGAACTCGGACTCGACACAGCGCACCAGGATGCGATCGCTCCGTTCTGGGCGGCACTGCTCACCGGCGATGCGGGCAACGCCTCCGGCCCCGATGTCGTCGATCCGTCCGGGCAGGTCCCGCTGCTGTGGTTCCAGGAATGCGAGGAGCACGAGGTGCCTCATCAGCGCCTGCACGTTGACATCTCCGTGCCGGCGGCCGTCGCCTCAAAGCGGATCCAAGCCGCGGTCGATGCCGGCGGCACAATCGTCGATGAGGAGGAAGCGCCCTCGTTCACCGTGCTCGCCGATGCCGATGGCAACCGCGCGTGCGTGTGCACGCTCGCCGCTCGCCAGTAGCGCACGTGCGCCCGTAAGCTGGGACACGACCTCTTCCACTCAGCTCAGGAGAATGCGTGTACCAGGCCGCGGAGAACCGCTACGATTCGATGACCTACCGCCCGGTCGGACGCTCCGGGCTCGCCCTGCCCGCCCTGTCACTGGGGCTGTGGCACAACTTCGGCGATGATGTCGCCTTCCAGAATCAGCGCGACATCGTCCGACGGGCATTCGACCTCGGCATCACGCATTTCGATCTGGCGAACAACTACGGTCCTCCTCCGGGCTCGGCCGAGACGAACTTCGGTCGCCTGCTGCGCGAGGACCTCGCACCCTACCGCGATGAGCTCATCATCTCGACGAAGGCCGGCTGGGTCATGCACCCCGGCCCCTACGGCGGTCCCGGAGGCAGCCGCAAGTACCTGTTGGCCAGCCTCGACGCGTCTTTGCGCCGACTCGGCCTCGACTATGTCGACATCTTCTACTCCCATCGCCCCGATGCCACGACCCCGCTCGAAGAGACCATCGGCGCCCTCGACACCGCAGTCCGATCGGGTCGCGCACTGTACGCGGGTATCTCCTCCTACTCTGCTGCGGACACCGCTCGCGCCTCTCAGATCGCTCGCGATCTCGGCACTTCGCTGCTCATCCATCAGCCCTCGTACTCGATGGTCAACCGGTGGATCGAGGACGATGGACTCCTCGACACGACGAGTGACGAGGGCCTGGGCGTCATCTGCTTCTCCCCGCTCGCGCAGGGCCTGCTCACCGACAAGTACCTCCGCGGAGTGCCCGAGGACTCACGTGCCGGCAAGGCCACGCCCTCGTTCAAGGACGGGTTCCTCTCCGAGGACAACCTCGCCCGCATCCGCGGACTCAACGACATCGCTTCCGCCCGCGGGCAGTCGCTGGCGCAGATGGCCCTGGCCTGGGCACTGCGTGACTCTCGGGTGTCCTCGCTGGTCATCGGGGCCAGCCGGTTAAGCCAGCTCGAGCACAATGTCGCGGCGCTCGACACGGCTGAGTTCAGCGACGAGGAGCTGCGCGCCATCGACGAATTCGCCGTCGACTCCGGCGTCGACATCTGGGGAGACGCCCGCCGCAGCACCGCGGAGTGAGTCCGGCCGACCCCGGCCCTGCCAGTCCCGTCGGCCCGGGTCGGGCCCGTCGGCACGGTCAGCTCTGCAGTGACCTGGCTATGTCGAGCAGCCACCCGGTCCGGTTCCGCCACGCCGGGCGGAAGGCATAGACACAGGCGAGCCGGATGAGCGTGACTCGCTCGTACACCCTCACCCGAGCCGGGTCGATTCCCGCCGCCGAGGCGGTCCTGGCGATCTCGTCGATGACCGCGGCCGCCTGGGCAGTGGTCCACAGATTCTGCTCGGTGCGCCAGAGCGCGTGTGCTCTCAGGTTGCCGAGGTCGAGTGCGCGTTCGCCCCGGCAAGCGGTGTCGACGTCGAGCAGTCCCGGTCCGGCGACCGGATCCCACATGATCTGCTTATCGTGCAGGTCCCGATGGATGAGGCCGAATGTGTCGTCCCTCGCCGAGGTGGCCCCGCCTTCAGGCTCCGTTGTGTGCTCGGTCGTTCGTTCCCGGGACGGGCCGCCGATGAGTTCGGCCGAGACCTCGACGATGAGTTCGTCGAGCTCGCCGGCTCCAGCGGCGAGCACGGGCAGTGCGCGATCGCGCCACGTTTTCAAGACCTCGACCTCGGCGGCGGCATCGTGGATCGGCACTATCGACTGCGACGCGGAACCGGACCCGGGAACGAGTCCGGGACCGGGCCCAGATCCGGGTCCGGGTCCGGATCCCGCCTTCGCCCAGGCGCCGAGCGCCTCCGCCCAGGCCCGTGCCCAGTCCGCACCGAGCGCGGCAGGGTCATGGAGTTCGACTCCGGGCACCGCACTGAGTACGACGGTCGAGGAATCCGACCGCAGCACCTGCGGGAGGGCGAACCCGGGGATGAAGCCCTCCGCCCTCCGCTGCCCGGTGAGGACATCGT includes the following:
- the mgrA gene encoding L-glyceraldehyde 3-phosphate reductase, translating into MYQAAENRYDSMTYRPVGRSGLALPALSLGLWHNFGDDVAFQNQRDIVRRAFDLGITHFDLANNYGPPPGSAETNFGRLLREDLAPYRDELIISTKAGWVMHPGPYGGPGGSRKYLLASLDASLRRLGLDYVDIFYSHRPDATTPLEETIGALDTAVRSGRALYAGISSYSAADTARASQIARDLGTSLLIHQPSYSMVNRWIEDDGLLDTTSDEGLGVICFSPLAQGLLTDKYLRGVPEDSRAGKATPSFKDGFLSEDNLARIRGLNDIASARGQSLAQMALAWALRDSRVSSLVIGASRLSQLEHNVAALDTAEFSDEELRAIDEFAVDSGVDIWGDARRSTAE
- a CDS encoding phosphotransferase, with translation MSTNLDHDAAMHIPGTVTIGGTECPVRRAWPAGPGRIAWEAVDSDLGIRAGYLDESGLRLLEADSDPKLPGLAGLLEEGGRLISHRPGKRAVVQLPDGSFAKSVREGRADDVLTGQRRAEGFIPGFALPQVLRSDSSTVVLSAVPGVELHDPAALGADWARAWAEALGAWAKAGSGPGPGSGPGPGLVPGSGSASQSIVPIHDAAAEVEVLKTWRDRALPVLAAGAGELDELIVEVSAELIGGPSRERTTEHTTEPEGGATSARDDTFGLIHRDLHDKQIMWDPVAGPGLLDVDTACRGERALDLGNLRAHALWRTEQNLWTTAQAAAVIDEIARTASAAGIDPARVRVYERVTLIRLACVYAFRPAWRNRTGWLLDIARSLQS
- a CDS encoding VOC family protein — translated: MTAYTGQKLLDALDSHGLGDWQGLPDCIKARFLTGDFATGLDLVAEIGSRAEAAGHHPDVTLTFPHLDIRLTSHDTGAVTERDLDLAGQISEAAASAGVKADPDAPVVLELGLDTAHQDAIAPFWAALLTGDAGNASGPDVVDPSGQVPLLWFQECEEHEVPHQRLHVDISVPAAVASKRIQAAVDAGGTIVDEEEAPSFTVLADADGNRACVCTLAARQ
- a CDS encoding GntP family permease, whose amino-acid sequence is MFGSTAYLVTLLFASIALLILLINWKTKLHPFLALLITAGLTALAAGEEIGKIPETLIAGAGDTLGETGVVVALGAMLGRLLADSGAIQRIANLVIDHSTPRAAPWIMTGVAFIIGIPMFFEVGLVVLIPVIYAVASQLEEKTGQKKLWYLRILVPAIAALACLHGMVPPHPGPLIAVSGLGANVGLTIGLGLVCAIPTVILAGPVYARWIAPRVKLEPSDDLIDQYTGQRTASHKTGVADRPLRTIPIWLAFLTVLVPVVLMLVHTVVQLVAPDSSFEPVAEVLGNPVIAMLAGVVFAAIALGWTSGMGGERIRSSFGESLKSIAGVILIIGGGGAFNEVLGDSGIGDAVVGATSHLEMNLVLLGWFIGILLSFATGSATVGITSATGIVAPLIGDHSAAYVSLVVIAIGSGSIGLNWVNHAGFWFVKESFGMTLGQATKTHMMVQTLVSVFGLIFAFLLSLFFI